In Vanacampus margaritifer isolate UIUO_Vmar chromosome 18, RoL_Vmar_1.0, whole genome shotgun sequence, a genomic segment contains:
- the cbx7b gene encoding chromobox protein homolog 7, with the protein MELSAIGEQVFAVESIMKKRVRKGNVEYLLKWKGWPPKYSTWEPEEHILDQRLVQAYEEKEQRDRALGHRRKKPKAKRLLLENTVYTMDLRSAHKTADVPKPRLRLSLTRSLPPEEDEEEDEEEEEEEEEEEEEEEEEEEDEEEDPSYVAWRRSSGYKRRPQRRYLNSRLARPAEEDWKSLGEEEVDEDIVEDEEEEETEDTIEKSPGPTRADIWSPAIGRDELAEVTETAWSPAVGPSEVTVTDVTINALTVTFREARVAQGFFRAWGLEV; encoded by the exons ATGGAGCTGTCAGCTATCGGCGAGCAAGTGTTCGCCGTGGAATCCATCATGAAGAAAAGAGTTCGGAAG GGCAACGTGGAGTACCTGTTGAAATGGAAAGGATGGCCTCCAAA gtacAGCACTTGGGAACCCGAGGAACACATTCTGGACCAGCGTTTAGTCCAAGCATATGAAGAGAA AGAGCAGAGAGACAGAGCCCTGGGTCACAGAAGGAAAAAACCCAAGGCCAAACGACTCCTGTTGGAG AACACGGTGTATACTATGGACCTTCGCAGCGCTCACAAGACCGCAGATGTGCCCAAACCCCGCCTACGTCTCTCCCTGACCCGCTCCTTACCCccggaggaggacgaggaagaggacgaggaagaagaagaagaagaggaggaggaagaagaggaggaggaagaagaggaggaggacgaagaggaggacCCGTCGTATGTTGCCTGGAGGAGGTCATCTGGGTACAAGAGGAGGCCACAGAGAAGATACCTTAACTCCAGGCTAGCGAGACCTGCAGAAGAGGATTGGAAAAGCCTGGGAGAAGAGGAGGTGGACGAGGATATTGttgaagatgaggaagaggaggagactgAGGATACGATAGAAAAGAGTCCAG GTCCGACGAGAGCCGACATTTGGAGCCCCGCCATTGGCCGAGACGAGCTCGCCGAGGTGACCGAAACGGCGTGGAGTCCCGCCGTCGGGCCGTCGGAGGTGACGGTCACCGACGTCACCATCAACGCTCTCACCGTGACGTTCCGAGAGGCGCGCGTGGCCCAGGGTTTTTTCCGAGCGTGGGGGCTGGAGGTATGA
- the josd1 gene encoding josephin-1 → MGSTPHPGGEWKGKSKGGLQELGCMPWKVSKQKCGGGQARAEGPQQDIPPFMLMTPQLPRTSAERPAIYHEKQRRELCALHALNNVFQDGSAFSRDTLQEIYQRLSPSTLVTPHKKSMLGNGNYDVNVIMAALQMRGFEAVWWDKRRDVGSIELSNVTGFILNVPSNLRWGPLQLPLKRQHWIGVREVAGVYYNLDSKLRGPQPIGSPDELKKFLRQQLRGKNCELLLVVSEEVEARQTWRSHS, encoded by the exons ATGGGCAGCACGCCGCATCCGGGTGGCGAGTGGAAGGGGAAGAGCAAGGGGGGTCTTCAGGAGCTGGGTTGCATGCCCTGGAAGGTCAGCAAACAGAAATGTGGAGGTGGGCAAGCGAGAGCGGAGGGTCCGCAGCAGGATATTCCCCCCTTCATGCTCATGACGCCGCAGCTCCCTCGGACCTCGGCGGAGCGTCCGGCCATTTACCATGAGAAGCAGCGGCGGGAGCTGTGCGCCCTGCACGCGCTCAACAACGTCTTCCAGGACGGGTCGGCTTTCAGCAGGGACACCTTGCAGGAGATCTACCAGAG GCTTTCCCCCAGCACGCTGGTGACGCCTCACAAGAAGAGCATGCTGGGAAACGGGAACTATGACGTTAATGTCATTATGGCCGCCTTGCAGATGCGGGGCTTTGAGGCAGTTTGGTGGGATAAAAGAAG gGACGTCGGCAGCATCGAGCTGTCCAACGTGACCGGCTTCATTCTCAACGTTCCGTCCAATTTGCGCTGGGGACCACTGCAGCTGCCGCTCAAGCGCCAGCACTGGATCGGGGTCCGAGAGGTGGCGGGGGTCTACTACAACCTGGACTCCAAACTGCGTGGCCCTCAACCCATCGGCAGTCCAGATGAGCTCAA gaagttccTCCGCCAGCAGCTGCGAGGGAAGAACTGTGAACTCCTGTTGGTCGTGTCGGAGGAAGTGGAGGCGCGACAAACGTGGCGGTCTCACAGCTGA